One genomic region from Populus nigra chromosome 8, ddPopNigr1.1, whole genome shotgun sequence encodes:
- the LOC133701604 gene encoding uncharacterized protein LOC133701604, whose translation MGCNSSKRIEANVDVYRPPPSSFAVFDINSIQEPWLVVDNSAPEKTSSVPAPILEKLNKFETDAPRSWDEVSKALQDLKPTLNNKTPIATPSPPQKPDTTPTQVAKTNQEKKQEPIRKSVSFHTLEELEAKIAPKPEKELKKTESVRTLSRKVEVVNKTESRVGTEPVTEPSGGGVIRSVKENIFIVRDRLEREKEGKPLKKFDPLSGFEEKCPPGGADSVVLYTTSLRGIRRTFDYCTRVKTLFELHNVVFDERDVSLHGEFLNELRDLVGEGTSVPRVFIKGRYIGGVDEVVELNESGQLGRMLVWARVGRVEGRQACEGCGDARFVPCLECSGSCKVLIDGARERCGKCNENGLVRCPTCL comes from the coding sequence ATGGGGTGCAATTCTTCAAAAAGAATTGAAGCAAATGTAGATGTCTATCGTCCGCCGCCTTCAAGCTTTGCTGTATTTGACATCAACTCAATTCAAGAACCATGGCTTGTGGTGGACAATTCAGCTCCAGAAAAGACATCAAGTGTGCCAGCGCCGATATTAGAGAAGCTCAACAAGTTTGAAACCGATGCTCCTCGTTCTTGGGATGAGGTTAGCAAAGCACTTCAAGACCTTAAGCCTACACTCAATAACAAAACGCCTATTGCCACACCTTCACCACCACAAAAGCCTGATACTACACCAACTCAAGTTGCTAAAACCAACCAAGAAAAGAAGCAAGAACCAATTAGAAAGAGTGTTTCTTTTCATACCCTTGAAGAGTTGGAAGCAAAAATAGCTCCAAAACCAGAAAAAGAGTTGAAGAAAACAGAATCTGTCAGGACACTGTCGAGGAAAGTTGAGGTTGTCAACAAGACTGAATCACGAGTTGGTACTGAGCCAGTGACCGAGCCATCCGGTGGTGGTGTGATCCGGTCTGTGAAGGAGAATATATTCATTGTAAGAGATAGGTTAGAGAGGGAAAAGGAAGGGAAGCCTCTGAAGAAGTTTGACCCGCTGAGTGGATTCGAAGAGAAGTGTCCACCAGGTGGAGCTGACTCGGTTGTGCTGTACACGACGTCGTTAAGAGGGATACGAAGGACATTTGATTATTGTACACGTGTCAAGACCTTATTTGAGCTGCACAATGTAGTGTTTGATGAGAGAGACGTGTCGTTGCACGGTGAGTTTTTGAACGAGTTGAGGGATTTGGTGGGGGAAGGAACGAGTGTGCCCAGGGTTTTTATCAAGGGAAGGTACATAGGAGGAGTTGATGAGGTGGTTGAGCTGAACGAGTCGGGTCAACTCGGGAGGATGCTGGTGTGGGCACGTGTGGGACGAGTCGAGGGAAGGCAAGCGTGTGAAGGATGTGGGGACGCTAGGTTTGTGCCATGTTTGGAATGTAGTGGGAGTTGCAAGGTTTTGATTGATGGGGCCAGGGAGAGGTGTGGAAAGTGTAACGAGAATGGGCTGGTTCGGTGTCCGACTTGTCTTTAG